The window CTCTAAATAACACTTAATAGCCACATGGGTTCTGCAGATTCCAAAAATATGGTGCTCCAAATGCATGTAAGTACACATTTGGATCTGGCTTGAGCACTCTTTTGGAATTTATTGCTTTGTAAGTAATGGAAGTGAGCTGTCAGCTATGTGGACAATTAATATTCTGTGTTCTTCTCCTGGTAGAGTAAAATGGCATAAAAATCTTAATGTCTAAAAGCTGATGTATAAAGCACGCTATGAGCTAACCCCAGGAGATGGTTTACATTTTTTCTCTAGGTAATGTGTGCACAAGAACTTTGCCACAGCTTCCAGGAGCTGTGTCTGCACTTTCTGCTGCACTCATTGCAACATTTTCCTGTCATGTAGTGTCAAGTCGTGGTAGTAAAACCATACACACGAGGTTCAAGAGTCTTAGTTGGTCATCGCCTGTGGCAGGGCTCTCGGTACGTGCAGCAAGCAGCTCTGCTACACAGCTTTTTGCTCTTATGGTTAAGAGCTGGCTGGTTTTTCCTCAAAACAGGGTTCTGTAAACTCTACAGGTAACCACAGCTCATTAGAGCTGCTTCTTGTTTCAAACTTTCCCAGAGCATCGGAGCAATGGGGTGAGAGAGTtaggagtgttcagcctggagaagagaaggctccagggagaccttagagccccttccagtccctaaagaggctacaggagagatggggagggactcttgatcagggaggggagccataggatgaggggggaacggttttaaactgaaagaggggagatttagatgagatattaggatgaaattctttgctgtgaggatggtaagaccctggcccaggtttcccagagaagttgtggctgccccatccctggaggggttcaaggccaggttggacggggctttgagcaacgtggtctggtgggaggtgtccctgcccagagcagggggggtcgcttccaacccgaaccgttctatgattccatgattctatgattctatggtagaGGCTTAATCTTTAACCGTGCTTGGTGGTGGCACTGAATCCCCAAATCAACCTTTCTTATGTCCAGTTTGAAAAGTCTAGGATAGGCAGTTCTCCATGCCCTACACACCTTTCATGTTCTATAGTCTGAATAAATCCTTGCCCTACAGCAGCCTCGTTATTATCAGAAGAACTAGGGGAAAGGAGGTGGAATAAGTAGGATAAGGCAAAGCCACAGTAATACAAAAAATATGTAAATTAGGCTACGAGATACCATAATGAGGATGTaatggagggggaaagaaaaagaaaatgagtccTATTGTTGCTTCAGTAGCAAAAGCCAGCATCGGTCTGAGGTGGTAAATCCCCCCGTCTCCGGGCTGTGGAAAAGCAATTATTGCTCCTTCTCAGCACAGCGCATTTCACACCCAGGCACTGCGAGCCTCGATGGTGACAGTGAGTTCCCAGTTCTGTGGCCAGCCTAGGGGCAACCacggcaggagggcagggagctgctgggctgtTTGGTGCCAGCCTGCCCCtctcctggggtggagggagcccCACCGTCACTCACTGCCCGTCCACGAGTGCTTGGCAAGCGAGCCCGGATGCCTCCACCATCTGTGCAAAATCCTTCCAACCATTTAGGTTAAACATTGACTTCAGTAAAATGTAGGGCTCCTGACTGACCTGACATAGTCCATATGGAGTAGCTGCCACAGATAGTGACTGTCTTGACACTGATTAATCACTTCTTCTAGTTGTGTTCTTGTCCCTGGTTACATGACACAGTTCTTCCCTAATAGCTTTGGAATAGTTCTGGGGTATTCATATGACCTTGGCTTTGGGGAATAGCCCATCTGATGACACACATTACCTACTTCAGTGTAGGCTTGGCTGCTTTTCATCAAACTAACTTGGACACTagcttttgggttggtttttctttctcccatgtaCACCCGTGTCCTTTTCTGCAACAGGAAAGAGCTTAGCTCTGCTGGGTTCTCTTTGGTTTAGGTGGCACCATTTGCAGTGTGCTGGGCCTCGGCCCGTGCTGTATAAGCATGTAGAGACTGTCTGTGATTGcatctccctgtccttacctgTCACCTACTGTCACAGCCGTGACAAACAGTCTGCATTACTGATGCTCCTCGCTTTGAAACGAGCAGGTAAATGATCTGTAACTGGAGTCAATCATTGCTCAGACAGACAGCCGCGGAGCTGTCTGACACCCCAAGCTACACGCGGAGTTTCTCTCTCAATCTGaaccttcttcttttcttcaaagGTACGAGATCCAGAAGCAAAGGCTGATCTTCCATCGAGTGTGAGATTATGACACCCACTCCGTATGGAGAAGCATCACAAGTGAGGGTGTTAGGCATCCAGGCACTCTGGGAAGGACCAGTTCTGATGGGATCAGTTTCtcagctccctccccagcctcgGTGCAGGGTGCTTGTGGTTCAGCGCTGTCTCTAACTGGTGTCTGCCGGGTCAGCCAGGGGTTGCTGTGTGAGGCAGTGACTCACCAGCTACAGGAAGCAATGCATTTGTGGAATTTGCAGCAAAAAGATCTTGAAGccgttttcagatattttttttcccccatttttcctGGTGATTTATATAAATTGTTTTTCCCAGCCATTCTGTTAAAGTTTTGAACATTTCCTTTAGCTTTTCCTCTCCACGCAGATAAACTTTCGGACTCGGACAGATGACTGACCTCCTGAGTATAAAGACTGGTGATGTCCTCCAGCTGAACCTGGAGGACTTGGTAACCGTCTACACACCCTGAGCCTAGATCTGAGCTTCAATGTGATGTGATTTAAGTTTAATGGACCACAGGTGACTGCTAAGTCGAGTTGTATTAGCTGATACTATGCTACTTAGGAAGGCACACATGGCTGCATCTGAGAGCAATACTGGGTCAGCAGGACCACATGCCTGGGCTTCTCAAGTACTTCTGGAAGTTCTTGTGGTGCTCCCCATCTCTAGCTCCACAAGCActgtgttgtgtaagtgccagcatcTCAGGAATCCTCTCTCCCATCTGATCCATGACTTGCAAATAGTTGTTACAGGTGGTCTTTTCACTTAAAATAAGACCTGGTTTGTTTAATCTTGAAATAGTTCTTGCCATGTTCCTCAGCCTCCATTTGCAGATGGACTTGGGGAATTGCTTAGGATGACTACTGAGGCAAATACATCCTATCTTCTGGGTAATAACTGTTGATCTACATGTGATACTGGATTAGCCGTGACCTTGAAATCACCATAGATACAGACAGCCCTACCCGTTTTCACAGCTATCACCAGTTGTCTTGTCCAGAAGTTTAGCTAACTTTTCTTTTTGGCTGGATttcatgaattattttcttttaatacaagCAAGTACAAGATATTTTGTCAGTCCAGCTGCATTGTGTCCGTCTTATGCTATGTAAAACCTTGCTTGAGATCAGAGAGGTTGAGTATGTCTGTCTGCTGCTGTTACTTGTATTTATAATAATGTTCAGGAGAACAAAGATTACTTGGGCGTGTGTTTttagaaacacagattttctgTAACATCTCCTTTCAGAGAGATCTTTGATGATCCCACCAGTAAATTGCCAGCACAGTGAATCATGTTTCATTTTAGATGTTATTCTTGTCACTTTAAAGGATTCCAAATAATGCTTTTGTTTCTTGTGAACCGAAAGAGGCAATTACATACGTATTATGGCTTTCTGCACTCATTGCACATTGTTGTATGCAAGCTGAAGAATACGAAGTTAACCAGCATTGACTTTCTAAACTGGTGGCTGGGTTTGATTTGCTACCTCTCGTGTTTTCTGCTTGTGCCCCATCCCTTCCAGTTTCTGTATGATTTGTCCTTGAACAAATGACAATGCGTATTGTGAAGCTGTCCCTTGTGTTGGAAGCGGCACATTCTTTGAACGTCCTTCAAGCCGTACTTCCCACTTGACCCCTGAGTGTGGCTGTTGGACCGATCTTGTGATGCTCCCAAACTCGCCAGCATCTTCAGCGAGATTCCATTGAAATGGTAATTTCTAGAGCATACTTCAGGCTCATCTCAGCTTTagataaaaattaaatgtggATTGCTTCATTCTGCATATTGAATACTAAAAGATGCACTCATTTGTCCTCTCTGCAGACACATGATGCTCTGCCAATTTCCTTAATCCAGGCACAGAAGCAGCCAGCAATTGTTTCCATTCACTTTTGATTCCGTCTGTAAAAGGAAATACCTGCAATCACGAGAGGCTTTTCAGAACAGGGATTTTGTAGAACTTGCCCAATTTCAACAAACTTTTTTGTCTGCTGGCTTAATGGGCGCTATCTGGCTGCACATCAGGGTGTCGGTTTTAGCTCCCATTGTGCTGCCATGTGTTTTTCATCGCAGAGATCATCTGTTATTTCAGGATTTCCCAATTTCTCAGTGGCTCTCTACTGACCTGCCAAAGAAGTCCAATCCACacacaggaccccccccccatattttaaacttttctttataAGTGGATTGCTCACTGGCCTGATATTGCagcttatttaatttaaattttcacaGATTTTCATGAGTAGTCATTCCCTATTCCATCTACTTCCAGACTAGTATCCCATCCTCGTCTCGCATTTTTGCAGCTTCTCTGTCTACGTGGTGTTAATAATACCCAGGAAGCCTATGAGTGGATCCCCAGTAGCACTTCTTAGTTATCTACAGAAAGACAGGAGTAGATAAATGAATGCACTGCCATTTATCGGAGTAAATGAAGGCTGGGAGCTTTATTAGAAGGCTCACAGCTGATTTAAATTATATTGCCAACTGTGAGGTTTCACAAAGCCTCTTCCAGAAACAATAGCCGTGTCTGCACTGTAAATTAAGGATGGTATTGAGATGTACACACTTTTGTAGCAAGGCATCAAACACAGATCGGGGCATGACCAGGGAAATAGCAGCCCTAAGCCCAGCTGGGGTGTTTGTGCCTCTCCCTGGCTTGCTGCCCCCAGCAACCCACCCCCCAAGGAGGCTGTGGAGGGGTGTAAGGTCCTGGGCTCTGACCCCTCTATGAATCTCTGGTATTTACACCTTGTGCCTGGGCATGTGCAACCTGTTCCTGCGATAATTGCAATACTGTGGTCCAGCCAGATGGATAAAACCCAGATGTGTGTTCAGAAGCACTTCTCCACTACTTGCCAGTGTGGTGTAACTGGGAACATGCCAGGGGTACAAAGGCAGAGAGTCATTTGCTCTATCTGGTGCATTTGAATGATGGGCTGTGAAGCATGACCTTTGAGAAATTTTGACTCAGAATTTCACAAAAGTTTCCCTTTTTTTGCCAGTTGGACCTGAGGCAATCAAGCTGAGAGACACACCGACACAaccaatatttctttttaatttctagtcCAAACTGTACCTTTCATTACTTccctttttcttgtttattttttaaaaacatttttttaaaacaactgcaAGAAGAGCAGTTCATTTGGATCGTGTCTAGAAACCAGACAGCTACCAGTTTCACTTCCCTCAGCGACATGCGGTGAGAAGCAGGAGTGGTGAAACACAATGCTTGGCGCTTCAGGAGGTTTCTCACTCCGGGTCCTCGGGTGATACCCATGCTGCTTTCTCCTGCACCCCTGACCTCCTGAAGATGCCCAGGAGAGGACCTCTTCCTCTGTGGATGCTCgtggtgctgctgcagctggtgctggTCCCAACACAGCTGGCAGGCTGCCTCCTCAGTCCCTGCTTGGAGGTACGTGATCTCTAAACAAGCACAAACCCCTTCTGTTTCTCTGGTGCAGCTTTTCCCTCAGCCTGGCAGATTTGTGCACGGAGTCTGTTGTGTGTTAGTTGTCATATgaaagcttgtcttttttttttttttccaaggctgttTGTTACCAGCGCAATTGAAGGGCTTGAAGTAAATGCTGGTCTCAAAAGCATCTGAGAATCAGAACCAGCAGCACGAACCATTTCTTCTTGGCTTTCTGTACCTCTGAGGTTACTGCGGTACAGTTAACCTAATAGATTATGTTTCCCTCCAGGAATAGATCCAAACCTTGTCTATATTTTCTGCAAAATGCGGTATTTTTGACTGATTTTTACTGTAGAGTGATTTCACCAGCACCTCGAGTACCTGGCCCTGATCAACCACCTTTTGCAAACTTTTGCCGAGGATTATTGCTTACAGAATAGCTGTGGTTAGAGCTGCCTGCTCATCTGCGGtgtggcagagctgagagctgATCCTGGACACACAATGCATCCCCGCGTGTTTGTTGTGCGGGCTCTCTCAAAGGTTGCTACCGGTTCATCCATAGCCTCAAGGAACACTCTCCTGTCGTTTTGCACCTGCTTCAATCGGCAAGAAATGTAGCTCTTCCTGTGGAGCGGGACTGGCTCTATTAGAATTCGGAAAGATGCTTAGGATATGTAAGATTATTTCCTAGAACTCAGGGCAGCTCATTTAGAAATTAACTACAAGGTTGGTCATTCTGCTCCTGCTTTCCTGAGAGTGTAATTTTCTGGCAGTTCATGAAGAGCAGATGTTGACTGTGATTGGATCTGCCGCTATTACAGGTCATCCCTAACAAAACTTTCAGCTGCACGGGACTGAACGTCTCTGGGGTTCCTGCTGAAGTCCCAAATACCACCCAGAACTTGGATCTCAGTTTCAGCAATCTGAAATCGCTGGGgccaaattatttttcatcagtCCCTGAACTGCAGCTTCTGGATCTTACAAGGTAATGAGCTCTTTTATGTGGATACCGGTTAATCTTGCTTCACCAGCTGGGCCGCCGTGGTTGCTTATTTTGGGGTCTGTTGGTcctcactgttcttttttttttttggcttgtgacTTTGTCCTTGTGTCTGTCTCTGTGCACATTCCCGTGGTCCAGTGATGTGCAGCTTTTAGTCCGGTTACACCCTCTCTTTAGTCCAGCACACCCTCTGCGCAGAGCTGGGTCTGTCGCTCTGATCTTGTAGGCTGGGatgtgagaaggaggaggaagatgtttTACTTCTCTCTGAACAAGAGAAATGTCAGACTTTTCACCGTTACAGAAACTCTGAAGTAGAACATCTTGGGTGAGCTGTTTTTCtaatcacagtttaaaaaaaaataaaaggaaggtaCATTCATTTTCGAAAAGGCTGTTTTAAAATATCAACatattctcttttcccttctcctcacaTATctgggggaggagatgggggaggCTTATTAGCAAATTTGAATTGATGTATAATTTCCATTGACTCGAGACAACAGTTTCTCTGGGTAAATTGTTGCTCTGAAAAATGTCACTCAGTCTCATCACAGTTACAGCTCTGAagtggctgagtggcagagcaggTTTGCTGTAAGGCACTGGCTGGATTATGAAACTAATTTTGCTTGAATTTATTGCAGAATGGATTTGGGTCTCACATTCTGGATCTTCCTGTATGAAACCATCTTTAGGTGGCCACCCTCtttctcccctcttccttttctcccttggagCCAACATGGCCTGGGGTCTGTCCCCTCCTAGATGTCATCAGCAAAACTGCTGACAGAGCTGTGAGCTTTGCCACTGCTGCATCATACTGGTGCCAGTGGGACTGCCCAGATGTGGCTGAGGCTGTGAGGGTGCGAGGTGTAAGGGAGTGCTGTATCTGGTTGGTTCTGCCATTGCTGGTGGTCATTAGGATGTTACTTGGGACTAAACAGAAAGATAGAAttcttctttcctgctgcctgcctgaGTTTTTTACCATCACTGTGGCTCAAGGTGTCTTGCTTTGCAATTGAACTTCAGATctagagagggaggaggaggaagtgagaGAAGGTCTCCTCTGGAAGGGTTTCCTTTGCACATTCAGGAGTGCTGGCTCTGCCTGGCACAGTAAAGCCAAACCAACCCCCAGCGTGAAGCTGAGCCTGAGAATGTTgcaccagtgctgagtgcagTGATGTCAGTGAACACGTAATGGAATGGACAGTGTTTCGTGcacatttattctcttttcccatcCAACAGGTGCCACCTCCATACAATTGAAGATAACTCTTTTGAGGATCTTCATAAACTGACCACCTTAATTTTAACTGCCAATTCCCTCCAGTACCTGGGGACAGCAGCCTTCTATGGCTTAACATCTCTGAAAAAGCTGATATTGGTGGAAACCAACATAGCTTCTCTGTCTGACCTGCCCATTGGACACTTGCATACCCTGCAGGAGCTGAATTTGGGCCACAACAGCATTGCTTCCTTGAAGCTTCCCAAGTATTTCACCAACCTGACCTCTCTCAGGCACCTGAGCTTCCTCTCCAATAAAATCACATATATCTCCAAAGGAGACCTTGATGCCCTCAGGGAAGTGAACAAGCTCAACCTCACACTGGTGCTTTCCTTGAATGATATAAAATACATAGAGCCAGGGTCCTTCGCAGGAATTCACCTTGGTGAGCTGGTTCTAAGGTCCTCATTTGAGAACTTCATTGTGATGCAAACTTCTCTTCAAGGCCTGACTGGTTTGCAGGTCAACAGACTAATAGTTGGAGAATTCAGCAACAGTCAGAGACTGGTAGACTTTCAGAGCGGACTCCTGAGTGGACTGTGTCAGGTACAAATGCAAGAGTTTGTCTTAATCTGTTTCAGGGATTTTGACCATGACACAGACACCCTTTTTAACTGCATAGGCAACGTCTCCAGCATTCGGTTGGTGAATCTCGAACTTGAAGAGGTGTCAGAGGTTCCTATGTTCTCTCAAGTGAAACAGCTGGAATGCAAGACATGTAAGTTTAAGGAAGTGCCTGCCACGAAGCTGTCTCTTTTCAAGGAGCTGAGAGTGCTTCGTATCACCAAGAGCAAACACCTCAATAGCTTCCGGCAGAAATTTGAGGGTCTGAGTAACCTGGAGGTCATAGACTTGAGTGAGAATCGCCTCTCCTTCACTGGCTGCTGTTCCCCTCAGTTTCGCAAGTGTCCAAATTTGAAACATTTGAACCTAAGCTTCAATTCTGACATCAGTGTGACTGGAGATTTCACTAATGTGAAGAACTTATTATATTTGGACTTTCAGCACACTAAGTTACTTGGTCCTGGCTCCTACTCTGTCTTTCTATCCCTTCAGAAACTCATTTACCTTGATATTTCCTATACCAGAACTCATGTTAGATCCCAGTGTACATTTTGTGGCTTGAACTCTTTGCAAGTGCTCAAGATGGCAGGCAACTCCTTTGAGAACAATATATTGGCCA of the Numenius arquata chromosome 19, bNumArq3.hap1.1, whole genome shotgun sequence genome contains:
- the TLR4 gene encoding toll-like receptor 4, whose protein sequence is MPRRGPLPLWMLVVLLQLVLVPTQLAGCLLSPCLEVIPNKTFSCTGLNVSGVPAEVPNTTQNLDLSFSNLKSLGPNYFSSVPELQLLDLTRCHLHTIEDNSFEDLHKLTTLILTANSLQYLGTAAFYGLTSLKKLILVETNIASLSDLPIGHLHTLQELNLGHNSIASLKLPKYFTNLTSLRHLSFLSNKITYISKGDLDALREVNKLNLTLVLSLNDIKYIEPGSFAGIHLGELVLRSSFENFIVMQTSLQGLTGLQVNRLIVGEFSNSQRLVDFQSGLLSGLCQVQMQEFVLICFRDFDHDTDTLFNCIGNVSSIRLVNLELEEVSEVPMFSQVKQLECKTCKFKEVPATKLSLFKELRVLRITKSKHLNSFRQKFEGLSNLEVIDLSENRLSFTGCCSPQFRKCPNLKHLNLSFNSDISVTGDFTNVKNLLYLDFQHTKLLGPGSYSVFLSLQKLIYLDISYTRTHVRSQCTFCGLNSLQVLKMAGNSFENNILANSFKNLSHLHTLDISDCKLVQVDQSTFDVLSGLKELNISNNKLLSLDPVVYKPLQALTALDFSNNQLSVLLNSALEILPESLVLLDISQNLFECSCMYLDFLKWIKEKQELLRNKELMICHTPAYVKNISLSSFDLSSCQVNASTVSCSVITLFAVVAFLFLIYKYYFQLYYSLVLLSGCKHSAERGNTYDAFVIHSSKDHEWVMKELVEPLEGGTPPFQLCLYSRDFLPGVPIVTNIIQEGFLSSRNVIAVISTDFLESKWCSFEFDIAQSWQLVEGKAGIIMIVLEEVNKALLNQRLGLSRYLRRNTYLEWKNKEISKHIFWRQLTGVLLEGKKWNHEEVKLM